One genomic segment of Helianthus annuus cultivar XRQ/B chromosome 14, HanXRQr2.0-SUNRISE, whole genome shotgun sequence includes these proteins:
- the LOC110940997 gene encoding 54S ribosomal protein L37, mitochondrial-like gives MAMNCIKSLRNLPVTGGLGSSRTFAAGAKAKKGKGGAAADAPKQSTLSKEVKSTTVVGANILKDGTDPKILPDSEYPDWLWHLLDKKPALSELRRKNIETLPYEDLKRFVKLDNRARIKENNTTKAKN, from the coding sequence ATGGCAATGAACTGCATCAAGTCATTGAGAAATCTCCCTGTTACCGGTGGATTAGGATCTTCTAGAACATTTGCTGCTGGGGCTAAAGCCAAGAAAGGCAAGGGTGGGGCCGCTGCTGATGCTCCAAAACAGTCAACTTTAAGCAAAGAAGTCAAATCCACAACTGTTGTCGGGGCAAACATACTTAAAGATGGAACCGACCCTAAAATACTACCCGACTCTGAATACCCGGATTGGCTATGGCACCTTCTGGACAAGAAACCGGCTTTGAGTGAGCTTAGAAGGAAAAATATAGAAACTCTCCCTTATGAAGACCTAAAGCGGTTTGTGAAGCTCGATAATCGGGCAAGAATCAAAGAAAACAACACTACCAAGG